In one Cervus elaphus chromosome 9, mCerEla1.1, whole genome shotgun sequence genomic region, the following are encoded:
- the SPARC gene encoding SPARC, with translation MRAWIFFLLCLAGRALAAPQQEALPDETEVVEETVAEVAEVPVGANPVQVEVGEFDEGAEETEEEVVAENPCQNHHCKHGKVCELDENNTPMCVCQDPTSCPAPIGEFEKVCSNDNKTFDSSCHFFATKCTLEGTKKGHKLHLDYIGPCKYIPPCLDSELTEFPLRMRDWLKNVLVTLYERDEDNNLLTEKQKLRVKKIHENEKRLEAGDHPVELLARDFEKNYNMYIFPVHWQFGQLDQHPIDGYLSHTELAPLRAPLIPMEHCTTRFFETCDLDNDKYIALDEWAGCFGIKEKDIDKDLVI, from the exons ATGAGGGCCTGgatcttctttctcctttgcctggccGGGAGGGCCTTGGCAGCCCCT CAACAGGAAGCCTTGCCTGATGAGACAGAGGTGGTGGAAGAAACCGTGGCCGAGGTGGCCGAG GTACCCGTGGGAGCCAACCCCGTCCAGGTGGAAGTAGGAGAATTCGATGAGGGTGCCGAGGAAACTGAGGAAGAGGTGGTGGCTGAGA ACCCCTGCCAGAACCACCACTGCAAACACGGCAAGGTGTGCGAACTGGACGAGAACAATACCCCCATGTGCGTGTGCCAGGACCCCACCAGCTGCCCTGCCCCCATCGGCGAGTTTGAGAAG GTGTGCAGCAATGACAACAAGACCTTCGACTCTTCCTGCCACTTCTTTGCCACCAAGTGCACACTGGAGGGCACCAAGAAGGGCCACAAACTCCACCTGGACTACATCGGACCTTGCAAAT ACATCCCCCCCTGCCTGGACTCCGAGCTGACTGAATTCCCACTGCGCATGCGCGACTGGCTCAAGAACGTCCTGGTCACGCTGTACGAGAGGGACGAGGACAACAACCTCCTGACCGAGAAGCAGAAGCTGCGA GTGAAGAAGATCCACGAGAACGAGAAGCGCCTGGAGGCTGGCGACCACCCCGTGGAGCTGCTGGCCCGGGACTTCGAGAAGAACTACAACATGTACATCTTCCCGGTGCACTGGCAGTTTGGGCAGCTGGATCAGCACCCCATTGACGG GTACCTGTCTCACACCGAGCTGGCCCCACTGCGCGCCCCCCTTATCCCCATGGAACACTGCACCACCCGCTTTTTCGAGACCTGTGACCTGGACAACGACAAATACATTGCCCTGGACGAGTGGGCCGGCTGCTTCGGCATCAAGGAGA AGGACATCGACAAGGACCTCGTGATCTAA